The sequence CGCTCTTGCTGATCACGATCGCCAGGGTCTCGTCCAGATGCCCCGCCAGCCGGCGCAGCACGCGATCGATGCCGTCGGGATCCGTGTTGTCGATGAACGAGACTTCCATCTTATCGGTGGCCGGATCCCCCAGGGCATCGTGTACGAACATCGGTCCCAGGGCCGATCCGCCGATGCCGATCGACAGCACGCGGGTAAACTTGCCACCACGGGGAGACTTAACGCGCCCGGCATGGACGTCGGCGGCGAATTTCTCGATGCGGTCAAGCGTGCTCGTGATCTCCGCGCCGATCTCCTTGCTGGGAGCCAATTCGGGAGCGCGGAGCCAATAGTGCCCCACCATGCGTTTCTCGTCCGGGTTGGCGATTGCGCCTCCTTCGAGCGCGTCCATCGCGCGATAGGCCGCGATCATCGCCGGAGCCATCCGCTGGAAGAAATCGTCGCCGAACGTCATTCGGCTGATGTCGAGCGAGAGATCCAAGTCGCTCGACTGGCACAAATGCTGCTGGTATCGCTGCCACAATGCGCGCGAATCCATCCCGTGGTCTCCTCAGAGGACGCCTGCTGGTGATTGCGCGTAACCTAATACGCCTGGCACGGATCGTCAAACGGAGCCGTGGGCGAGCGAGGATGGCGTGCGGGGAACACCAGCCCACGCGGCGGCAGGCTGCTACCACTTGAGCTGCATGACCCAGTCCTGAAACTCTCGATCGAGTTCCTCCCAGGTCCGTGGAGCCAGCACGGCCAACACCGCTTGATCGCCTTGGGCATCGGACCGGCGATCGGCGCGGAATCGCCGGAAGAACTCATCGAGCTTGTCCTGCCGCTGCAGGTAAAGGCAAAAGTAACGCGCATAAGCATAGTTCAGGCCGACGTTGTCCGAGCGGAAATCATCGTCGGCAATCAGCGACTGCAGCGACCGCAAGCGTCCTTGCTGAATGGCTTGCTGCAGGATCGGCAGGCGCCAGTTCTCCAGCCCATCGATGCCCGACTCATCGTCGCGAATGCGACACTGCTCGTGCAGCGAGGCCAGTCCTTCATTGAACCAGTCGGGCACCTTGGGGAAGTCGAAGTCCATCAAGGCATGGGTCAATTCGTGGACGAGCGTCCCCCCCCCGGTCGCGATGTTCATCACCAGCACGCGCTGGCTCGGCTTGTAGTAGCCGAACACCGAGATGCCCGCCTCGCCATAGAGATCCTGGGCATAGTGGTTGTAGCTTGCCTCGTCGCGGAAGAGGAGCACAGTGACCGGGCAATCGGGCGCCACGCGGAAGTAGCTCTTCGCCATCGCCCGCGAGGCTGGACCGATCGTCCGATGATGCCATTCCTCGAGTTCCTCGCGGCTCAGGTCTCCACCGATGACGAAGGGGGCGTGAACCACCACGGCGCAGCCTTCGCCCAGTCGGCCGGTCAACTCGTCCGCCACGCCCTCGCATTGGGTCACCAGCTTGTCAGAAGGCGGATTGGCCGCCACCGCGCCGGCCGTGCGCTCGGCGAACGTCTGCTCGGCGCTGGCCGCGTCGAGCGTGAAGGGTTCCGCGGCATTCACCGGCAACACGTCGGCCGCCATGGGGAGCGGAGAGAGCGGTAGCTCGGGGCGCGCCCAGCGCGAGAGCGCGAGCGACGCACAGACGATGGGGACGGGCCCCAGCACGAGGATCGAAAGACGATGTCGATTCAAGACAACAAGCCCAGCAACGCGGCCAATCAGCGAGGATTGCCCAGGTGTTTCTTGCGCGCCCGAGGGGGATTGCGTCGTGACGCTCGGCGCGGACCGCGTGCTTCCATGCGCTGCTTCGATTCTACGCCGCGCGTGCGGAACTGGGGAGTCTCCGCCCGCCACGAAAACCGCGCGCACCGTGTGGCTTTGCTGGTCGCGCCGGATGTGCGGCGCGCCGGTCGAAAACAAGCCGCGCAACCCCACCAGATCGGACTCGCATAGCGTCGCCGAGGGCAAATGGGCATAATGTGTGCGGGTTAGCCAAGGTTTGCGGCCCTCCCTCCCCATTACGCCCGCCAAGAACGGAGTTCGACACGATGCGTCGGCATTCAATTCTCACGATTCTGCTGGCTCTGTTCCTTGCGCTGGGGGCCGTCGATCACGCCCTGGCGGCCAACGAAGGGCAGGCAGCGCTCGACCAGGCGCTCGAGCTCAAGCTCTCGGCAACCAATGTGGGCGAGCTGTCACAAGTCATCGAGCTTTGCAAGAAGTCGCTCCAGGACGGACTCGATGCGGACAACGAAAAGTTCGCCAAGGGCTTGCTCGCCTCAACCTTGATTCAGCGCGCGACGCTCCTCACGGGCGTGCTGTTCTCTGGCGGCACGATTCCGGCCCAGCTCGCCGTCGAGATCCCACGCATGCGGGCCCTGGCCCAGCAAGATCTCGAAGACGCGCTGACCTTCGACGATCGACAACCGCACGCCCACTATCTGCTCTCGCGTCTGTATGCCCTGTCAAACGGCAACCGCGACAAGGCGCGCACCGCCGCCGAAGAGGCTATCCGCCTCTCCGGCGATGACACGCTGCTCGCCGCCCGAGCCCACGTCGTAAGGGCCCTGCTGCGAGAAAAGCCCGAGGAAATTGCCGCCGAGCTCGACACGGCGCTCGAGCTGGCTCCCGAGGATCCGGAAGTCCTCCGTGCCCGCGGAGCGCACGCCCTCGAGCATCGCGACCTCGCCAAGGCCATCGAGGTGATGAAGCTGGCCGTCGAAGTGGAAAGAGAACGAGCCGACAATCACGAACTGCTCGGCATGGCCTTCGCCCTGAATCAACAATTCGACGAGGCGCTGGCCGAACTGGACCGCGCGCTCGAACTCGCCCCCGACGATCCGTCGGCCCACCTGCTGCGCGCCCGCGTCCGGCTGGCCAAGGCCAAGCCGGAAGAAGCGGTCGAAGACATCGACCAGGTGTTCACGACGCGTCCCGCCACGGCCGATGCCTTGTTGCTCCGAGCGCTGGCCTATCAGCAGCTCGGCAAAATCGAACGTGCCTTGACCGATATCGATGAGGCACTCGGCATGCAGCCCGAGTTCGTGCCGGCGCTCCGCATCCGCGCCGTGCTGCTGGCCAGCAACGGCCAGGTGGACGATGCGCTGGCCGATCTCGAGAAGGTGCGTGCCCAGCAGCCGGAAGATATCGAGACGCTACTGCAATTGGGCGCCCTTTATCGTCAGAAGAAGGACGCCTCGAAGGCGATCGAGCTGTACGATGAGGCCCTCAAGTACGAACCGGAAAGCTGGTTTGTGCTGCACAGCCGCGGCGACGCCTATCTCTCGATCAGCAAGCAGGCCGAGGCCCTGGCCGACTACGACGCCGCCGTGAAGTTGCACCAGGAGAGCCCGAATCTGTTGAACAATCTCGCCTGGCTGCTCGCCACTTCACCCGACGACAAGTTGCGAGACGGCAAACGAGCCATCGAACTGGCCACCAAGGCGGGCGAGCTTACCGATTTCAAAGAGGCCTACATCCTGAGCACCATCGCCGCCAGCTATGCCGAGGCGGGCGATATGGAAAAGGCCCTGGAATGGTCGACCAAGGCCGTCGACCTGAGTCCCGCCGAATTGAAGGAAAACATCAAGCAAGAACTCGCTAGTTACCAGCAGGGCAAACCCTGGCGCGAGCTCCAGTCGGACGGCGACACCGGTGCCGGCGCAGACGACGCATCCGAAAAATCCGCGGACGAAAAGTAACTCGGCGTGAGCTTGTGCCTGCAAGTCGCCAGGGCGTTCTGCCCTGGGCATCTGCGTCTTGATGCTGCGCCTTTAGGGAATGGTTACCCGGCCCCCCGAGGCCACCACGGTTTGCCCCGTCATGAAGCTCGATTCTTCGCTCAGCAAGAAGCGAATCACGTTGGCCAACTCGTGCGGCTCGCCGATGCGTTGCATGGGCGTTTCCTCGATCACGCGGCGCATCGTCTCTGCGGAAAGAACGTGTGCCATCTCGGTCTCGACGAGACCGGGCGCCACGCAATTGATACGGACGTTGTGCGGGGCAAACGCCTCGGCGCAACATCGCGTCATGGCTATCACGCCGGCCTTGGCCGACGCATAGTGAATTTGCATCTTGCGCGGCCGCAAAGCGGCGATCGACGAGACGGTGACGATGCGGCCGAAGCCACGGCGGATCATCTCATCCTTGACCGCGAACACCGCCAGATACGCTCCGTTCAGATTCACGTCGATCGTTTCGCGCCAGGTCTCGTAATCGAGCTCGGTGTGGTCGCGCACGTTGCTGATGGCGCCGCAATGCGCTAGTAGATCGATCGGGCCAAGCTGCTCGCGCGTCGTCGCGACCAGCGCCTCGACTTCGTCGGGCTTCGCCACGTTGCAGGGATGGCAAAAAGCGCGTCGCCCCAGGGCCTGCAATTCGACGACCGTGCGATCGGCGTCCGCACGGCGTGTCGCATAGCTGATCGCCACATCGGCCCCTTCCGAGGCCAGACGCAGGGCCGTCGCGCGGCCGATCCCGCGCGAACCACCGGTCACCAGGGCAACTTTGCCCGCAAAATGCTCGCTCATGCTTGGGCGCTCCGGCTCGCCATCGAGTCGCCAGAGCGATGCTCCTTCAAAGTTTAATGAGACTCGCCGCTGGCCGCCTTTTCGCGTTGGGCGATGTCCAGTGCCTTCTGGTCCAGTTGCAGGGTGTACGTCTGCCAGGCGGTTTGCTCCTCGCTCGGCTGTTCGTTCGAACGCCACATGGTGAAATGGCAGGTCGGCGCCCCAGCGGGAATCGTCGTGTCGAACCGCACGTCGAAGCCGTGTTCCGCGCCGAACTCGCGCATCGCCTCGATCATCCCTTCGACGAAGTAGCGCTGCACGCGACAATCGAACGCCTGGTAGTGGTCTTGATGCGGACACCAGAGAATATCGAAGCTGACCTGCCGGTCGCTGTCGATCTTCGGATCCTCGAGCGAAGCGTAGCAGATGCGATTGATCACCGTGGCATAAAAGCTGAGAAACTCGGCCTCGGTCATTTCGGCGGGCTTCTCGGTGCCTGCCAGCAACTGCCGGCCCACATCGAGCCCGACGCGGCGCAAGGCGTCGTAAACCGCCTGCTGCCCGTCACGACCGAAGGCCCGCTCGCACGACTTGAGAATCTCGATGACCGCCATGGCCTGCATGGTGCCCCACTGCCAGAGCGTGGCCGGGTCGAAATCGGTCTTCGCCAGCACCTCCTCTTTCAGCCGCTGAAGCCCCTTGGCATAAGGCTGATTGAACTGGAACTGTTGCCAGGCCGGCTCCGGTCGGTGTTGCCAGTGGGCCATCGCGTAGGCTCCCCAAAAGAGTCTGCCGAGCAGCCCGCAGAGGGGCGGAGCCCGGGCGGAATTCCCCGTGAAAGGCTCGCGCCGAACTGGCCGAGCGAGAACAGCATAAGATCGCCAGAGCCCCGCCGCCACGTGGCCTTTACGACCCGGCGCGAGTGTCCTATGCTTTGCCTGCCCTTGGACTTGCAAGTGGAGGATAGGGGACTTGAACCCCTGACCTTCTGGCTGCCAGCCAGACGCTCTCCCAACTGAGCTAATCCCCCGTTGGCGGTCGCGACGCAAACCCCTTATATCATTGGGGGTTTCGCCCGCGAGCACAGCAGGTTATCACTGCGACCTTGGACTGTCAAGGCGATGGCCGCGGGGGATTCCGGGCAAGCGGGCATTCGACTCCCCTACACCTCCGGCATCGCCGTTACCAACTCGCGTCCTGGCACGGGCCATCCGTTGAAGAAGATACTCTCCCACCTGTTCAAGATCGCCATTTCCGTTGGCATTATCGGGTATCTCGTCTGGCAGGCGAAGAGCGACCCCACGATCCAGGAATTCCAGTTGCCCTCGACGGGCGAGGCCTGGACATGGCTCCTGGCCGCCTTCTTGTTTTACCTGGGGGCGGTCACCATCACGATGTTCCGCTGGCACATCCTGGTGCGCGCCCTCGAGCTACCGTTTCGTCTGCGCGATGCCTTTCGACTCGGCTTTCTCTGCTACCTGCTGAACTTCATCTCGCTCGGCAGCGTCGGCGGCGATCTGTTCAAAGCGATCTTTATTGCCCGCGAGCAACCGGGACACCGCCCCGAGGCTGTGGCCACCGTGGTCATCGACCGTATCATCGGGCTCTATGGCCTGTTCGTGTTGGCCAGCATCAGCGTACTGGCCATGCCCGAGTTGCTCACGAGCGATTCGGCCCATACGCGCAACATCAGCCGCCTCACGTTGGTCGGCACCGTCATCGGGCTCTTGGGCATCGTCGTGCTGCTGGTCCCCGGCTTTACCACGGGGGCACTTTCCGAATGGCTCGGCGGCCTGCCGCGCGTGGGCCCGATCATCAAGAAGCTCATCGCCGCCGTGCGGATGTACCGCATGCGATGGAGCGTGCTCGTGTGGACGCTCATCATGAGTCTGTTCGTCCACGCGGGGGCCGCCATCGGCACCTACTGCATCGCGCGGGGGCTGTTCGCCGCTTCCCCCCCGCTTTCCGTGCAGTTTGTCGTCGTGCCGCTGGCCAACCTGGCGGGCATCCTGCCGCTCCCTTTCATGGGGCTCGGGGCCTACGAGGCAGCGCTCAGCTACCTCTTCGACCATGTCCCCTCCGAGGTGGTGCTGTCGAACAGCCAGTGCCTGCTGATCGCCTTCGCCTACCGCATCATCACGATCATGATCTCGATCATCGGCGCCGTGATCTACATCACCAGCCGCCGCGAACTGAGCGACATGATGCATTCCGTCGGGGATGACGAGGGCCTGCTCAACTGACGCGAAACGCGATCGGCTGGGCACTCGGCGCTAACGCGGCTTGATGCCCGCCAGCAGTTCTTTCCAGCGCTTCCAGGCCTCGTTGCGCCCCTCGGTGTTGGCGGGCGTGGCTTCGGGATTCGCCGGATCGCCGGCACGCATGAACCCGTGACCGGCGCCGTCGTAGATCACCGGATCGTAGGTCTTGCCGGCGGCTGCCATCAACTCGCGCGAACGGGGGATCGTGGCATTTACGCGGGCATCGTTACCGCCGTAGAACCCGTAGACCGGGCACTGGATGCGGGCAATCTCGGCCGAGCTATCGGGGCCGGAGCCATAGAACACGAAGGCCGCCTGAATGTCTTTGTTGTTCGTCGCCAGACGGAATACCTGTCCGCCTCCCCAGCAAAAGCCGCAGGCCGAAAGGGCGCCATTCGCCGCTGGCAACGAACGCACGTAACGCCCCACCACGGTCAGATCGGACGTCACCTGCTCGGGGTTGAGCGACGAGATCGCCTGGCGAGTCGCATCCGAACTCTTGAACGAGGTTGTCCCCCCACCGTCCGGACCAGCGCCCGAAAGCAGATCGGGCGCGATTGCAATGTAACCAGCCGCCGCCAGTTGGTCCGCTACCAGTCGCACCCAATCGGTGAGCCCGAAAATCTCGTGAATCACGAGCACGGCCGGCGCTTTCTCCTTCACCTCGGGATACGCGACAAAGCAGTTCACGTCACGCGTCCCGCTACGCACCTTGACATATTCCAAGTGACGCGGCGACTTGTCGAGCTCCGCGGATGCCCATTCCTGAGCGTGAGCCGTTGGGATGGCAACGAGCGACAGCACGAAAGTCAGGACAAAGGCACGGAGCATCGAGAAACCTCGCGGCAGGTGGGGTTGGAGAAGCAGGCCGAACACGTACGGCCTTATTCTTGCCGACGCGCCAGGCCCCTCGCAACCTTTGAGCCGTCCCGTTTAAAGAACGCCTAAATGGAACACGGGTCCGACCATTTATTCACGCCGACCGAATACTCGACACAACCGGCACGTTCTACTAGCATGGCCGCCAGGAAATAATGCGCGCCTCATACGCGCAAATCAGATCCACTGAGCTTGTTACGCCGACTAAAGGGGGCTGGAACGGTAGGGGCAGCTATTCGTCTCAACAGGCAGTGGCTGTGCTTGCAGTTCCGGCAGTGGAACGCTCTCACGATCGCGCACAGCCCACGAGTTCGCGGTATGCCCCAGGTCACGAGGACCTCGCCGTTGGCCCTTATCCCTGCGAGGTCCGTGTGCTACGTCCGCTCCGATCGCGAAACCGTCTCAGGCAAGAACGTCACGTCGAAAAGCTGGAGTGGCGGACGCTACTGACCGTGGCCCCGCCCAGCGCGGTCTCTACAGGTCTCGTCGAGACCTCCTGGCAAGCCCCTCCTGTGTTCTTCGCAGGGGGCGAACAGGAGGATCATTGGAAAGTCGTCTCATCCGACAATCCCCACAACCACATCGTGCCGCCAGGCACAGGTTTGGACGGCGTCGTCGAGCTGTCGGTTCTGACCAATCAGAACGAATCGTATTACGCGACCGCCGCGCTCTTGCCTTCCGGGCGCCACCTGCTGACGGCAGCTCACGTGGTGACCGATCCATTCGGCGACTTCAACGTCGAGGGGCTGATTGCTTACTTCGACCTGCCCGACCAGACCGTGCCGATCTACGTTACGAACGTCTATATCCATCCAGAATTCACCGGCGATTTCGCGCATGGAGCGGACATTGCCATCCTCGAACTGGCCACCCCCGCGCCGGCCGCAGCCGAACGCTACGACATCTATCGCGGCTCGGACGAAGTTGGCAAAGTCGTCTTCTTTGCCGGCTATGGCGACATTGGAACGGGCGCGGTCGGCGAACAAAGCTCGAGCGACGGAAACAAGCACTCGGGCTACAATCGTTACGAAGCGCTGGCCGATATCTTCGAAGGCACGCGATATCCCGCCGGCACGGTGCGTCCCGCTTCGATGCTGGTCTACGATTTCGACAGCGGCCAACCGCAAAATGATGCCCTCGGCGTGCAGTACGGCATCTACGACCTGGGGCTTGGCCACGGCGTCGAGGCCTCGACGGCGATCGGCGACTCGGGCGGACCGAATTTCATCAACGGTAAGATCGCCGGCATCACGTCGTATGGTTCGAGCACGATTACGCTCCCCGACGCCTCGCCGGGGTCGAACGCCAGTTTCGGTGACTACTCGATCGACACCCGAGTCTCGGCCTTTGCCAGTTGGATCGACAGCATCGTCAACATGCCCCCCGTCCTGGCCGCGATTTCCGCGAAGACAGTGACGCAAGGCGGCGTGGTTTCGTTCCTCGCCCAAGGAAGCGATCCCAACCCGGGCACTTCACTGACCTACACGCTCGCGCCGGGGGCACCCGCTGGCGCCTCGATTAATCAGAATACCGGCCTTTTCACCTGGCAGACCAACGATAGCACGCCACCGGGGCAGTATACGTTCACCGTCATCGTGTCCGACAACGGGGCGCCGACGCTCTCGGATGCCGAGTCGTTCACCGTCACCGTGAACCCCGCAGGACCGGGCACCATCTCGGTCGACTATGCGGCCGATCCCGCCCACAGCGGCAAGTACATCATTACGTTCGCCGAAGCCACGCCCGGCACGAATGCGCTCGAGCTGCGCCTGAATGCCTCGGGAATCGTCGAGTACAGTCATAACGGCGGGCCATTCCTCACCGATCTTGCGCCCGCCATCTTCGGCAATCAGACGTTTTCGCTTGGCATCATCTCGCGCATCAATGTCGCGCTGGGCATCGGCAACGACACGCTCACCGTCAGTAATCACGGACCGGGGGGCCTGGTCGTGCCGACGCTCGAAGGCATCTACTTCGATGGTGGCAGTGGCGTCGCCGATCTGGTGCAGATTCGTGGCACCACGGGCAACGACTCATTCATTGTCGGCTTGAATGTCGTCAGCATCGCTGGTCGCGACGTCGTGGCCGGCAACGTCGAGTTTTATGAACTCAATCCCTTCGGCGGAAACGACACGCTCTCCGTCGACACGGTCAGCGAAGAAGCCGACCTTGTCGAAGCGGTCGGCTCGCGCGTCGACGTCCGCCGCGGCCCCAATCCGCAGACGGCCAGCAAGCTCACGATCAATCACGTCGAATTCGAATATCTTGGCATCCTGGCGGGCGGGGGCAACGACACCGTCTCAGTGCGCCAGGCGCGCAGCGGCAACCTGCGCCCAGTTCTGTGGGTCAGTTCGGAAGAAGGGATCGATCTCGTCGAGATCGAGCTCGAACCAACGACCGCTGGCGTCACCCACTTTGTCGATACCGGTCCGGGGGGCCAAGACCGGCTGAGCATCTTCACGCGTAACGGCCACGCCGACCGCGTTCAGGTCAATGGCACTCACGTGGCCGTCCAGCTCGGCCCCAATCCCGATCTCGCGCCGACGATCAATTTCCAATACACGAACGTCGAGATCCTGAGCGTGCTCACGGCCGGCGGCGCCGATACGATCACCGTCAAACAGCCGGAAGCGAGCGGGCCCTTCCCCAGCATCGTGGCCATCGAATCGCAGGACGAAGACGATCTCATCGAACTGGAATGGGGACTCCCCACCATCGGACATGCCTACGGAGTGAACGCCGGCGGCGGGCAAGATCGACTGCGGATGTTCACCCGCAACGACGCCGACGACTCGATTCAGGCCTCGGGGGTGTCGGTCTCGCTGAAGCTGGGACCCAACCCGGGTAGCGCTGCCAACAAGGTCACCAACTACACCAGCGTCGAATTCCTCGACCTGCTCACCGCGGGGGGCAACGACACGATCACGCTGCAAATGCCCCCCGTGGGGACGTTTCCGACCAGCGTCTCGGTCGAGTCGGACGCCGGTGACGACAGCATCACCATCATGCTCGGCAGTCCCAGCGTGGCCACTGCGTTCCAAATCAACGCGGGCCTCGGCGCGAACGATGCGCTCGTCGTGCATACGTTGAGCGGTTATGACGACATCATGACGGCGAACTCCGCCGCCGTGCTGGTCAAGCTCGGTCCCCATCCCCTCAACGCGGCGACGAAGACGATCAACTATCTCAATATCGATTCGCTCAGCCTCTACAGCGGCGGCGGCAACGACACGCTCACGTCGATCGAACCGGCCGTGGGCGCTTTTCCCCACACCGTGCGTCTTGAAGGGCAGGATGAAAACGACGTGATCGAGGTCGAGCTGGGACGCGCCACCTTGGCCACCACCTATCACGTCATCGGAGGCGCGGGCAGCGACAATCGCCTGAATCTGTACACGCGCAGCAATGCCGCCGATCTGCTGTCGGGCACGAGCCAGTCGCTCGCCGTGCAACTCGGACCAGAGCCCCAGGCCAATCCCATCAAGAATCTGGCCTACAGCGCCATCAAATCGCTGTCGATCTGGAGCGCCGGCGGAGATGACTCGATCGGCTTCGACCTGGCGGCGAACGGTTCGGCCCTGAGCAGCGTCACGATCGAGGGGCAGACGGGCAACGACCATATCGGCATCATTCTGGGCGCTGACGCTATTACTCCCCATTTGAAGCCCGGTGACGACCCAGCCGATCGCTTGACCCTCGACATCGCCAGCGATGCCGACGATCTGGTCGACGTAACCGGTGGCGCCATCGAGGTCCGACTTGGCCCGACTCCCGAGATCAAGACACCCACGATCTTCGCGTATCCCGGCTTCGAGGAGGTCGAAGTCCGCACGGGCGGCGGCAATGACCGGGTGCGCATCCTGCAGCCAACCGATGCCGCGGCCATCTTCATTCGCACCGAAGAAGGGGACGACACGATCGAGATTCCGCTCGACGCGACTGGCTTGCCCGATCTCGTCGAAGTCGACGGCGGGGCTGGCGCCGGCGACAAGCTCGTGGTGATCGATGCCCCCGCGCGAAATGCCGTGATCGTCGTGGCGTCCACGGCAGCCAGTGGCGTGATTGGCGCAACCGCACTCGAAGCGATCGAGATGTTCGGCGGCGAGGGAAACGATTGGCTCGAGAATCAAACCGACATCCCCTCCACGCTGCATGGCGGACGAGGCAACGACACGCTGATCGGCGGCTCGGCGGCCGATCAGCTGCGCGGCGACCCCGATCACAATGTCGGCGACGGCGCCGAAGGCCGCGACGTCATTCACGGCAACGGCGGTGACGACCTCATCTATGCCGATGGCCTCGACGGGTCCGAAGGGGGCGCCGATTACATCACCGGCGGCGAGGGGGCCGATACGATCTTCGGCGATGCCGGCGACGGCCTCGAAGGGGGTCAGGACACGATCCTCGGCGGCGAGGGAGACGATCTGCTCTTCGGCTTCAAGAACAACGATCTCATCGATGGTGGCGACGGCAATGACATTATCGCCGGACATCGCGGTGCCGACCATTTGATCGGCGGCGCCGGGCGCGACGTGCTCATCGGCGGCATCAACGACGACGTCCTGGAGGGCGGCGCCGACGAAGACCTGCTGATCGCGTCCGCCATGTTCCTCGATCTCGATCTTGGCGCCTTACTCGCAATACGAGACGAGTGGACCTCGGCCAACGACTACGCCACGCGCATCGCCCATCTCACCGGAGCGGCCGCTGGAGGCCTCAATGGCGAGTACATTCTTACCACCACGCCCGTAGAAACCGCCACGATCTTGAACGATGGCGCCATCGATACGCTCATCGGCGGCAGCGAGCTCGACTGGTACTGGCTCGACTTCGGCACGGAAGTCGTCGACGACCTCGAGGACGATGAAATCGCGAGCAACACCGCGGCCTGATCGTGCTCCGCGGAGCAGACGGGGAGTTACGCCTTGCGCCGAGAGGCGCGGCGACGATCGACTTCGCTGAGGACCATCTTCCGCAGGCGGATGCTGTTCGGCGTGACCTCGACCAGTTCATCCTCTTCGATGTACTCGAGCGCGGCTTCGAGCGTCATCATGCGCGGCGGCTTGAGCAGGATGTTGCGATCGCTCCCCGAGGCCCGCATGTTCGTGAGCTTCTTTTCCTTCGTGGGATTGACCGACATGTCATCCGCACGCGCGTTCTCACCCACGATCATCCCTTCGTAGACCTCGTCGCCCGGGGCTACGAACATCTCCGCCCGCTCTTGCAGGCCATCGAGCCCGAAGGCCACCGCCTTGCCCCCGACCATCGACACGAGCACGCCGTTCTGCCGGGCAGGAATCTCCCCCACCATCGGGCGATACGACTCGAAGCGGTGATGAATCAGCGCCGTGCCCAGCGTGGCATTCAACAACCGGGTGCGAATGCCGATCAAACCGCGGGCCGGAATCGAGAAGATCAGGTGGGCGTACTCTCCGCGGTTGAGCATCTCGGAGAGCTGTCCGCGCCGCGCGCCGACAATTTCCATCACCGGCCCCAATCGCTCGTGCGGCACTTCGATGACGAGCGTCTCGAACGGCTCCTCGGTCACCCCGTTGCGATGGCGCGAGATGACGCGCGGCTTGCCGACCGAAAGCTCGAAACCTTCGCGGCGCATCGTCTCGATCAGCACCGAGAGGTGCAATAGCCCACGTCCGCTGACGGCGTAGCTATCGGCGCCCGAGACCGACTCGACCCGCAGGGCCACGTTGCGTTCGAGCTCCTTGAAGAGCCGTTCGCGCAGGTGCCGGCTCGTCAGGAACTTGCCGTC comes from Pirellulales bacterium and encodes:
- a CDS encoding trypsin-like serine protease yields the protein MAPPSAVSTGLVETSWQAPPVFFAGGEQEDHWKVVSSDNPHNHIVPPGTGLDGVVELSVLTNQNESYYATAALLPSGRHLLTAAHVVTDPFGDFNVEGLIAYFDLPDQTVPIYVTNVYIHPEFTGDFAHGADIAILELATPAPAAAERYDIYRGSDEVGKVVFFAGYGDIGTGAVGEQSSSDGNKHSGYNRYEALADIFEGTRYPAGTVRPASMLVYDFDSGQPQNDALGVQYGIYDLGLGHGVEASTAIGDSGGPNFINGKIAGITSYGSSTITLPDASPGSNASFGDYSIDTRVSAFASWIDSIVNMPPVLAAISAKTVTQGGVVSFLAQGSDPNPGTSLTYTLAPGAPAGASINQNTGLFTWQTNDSTPPGQYTFTVIVSDNGAPTLSDAESFTVTVNPAGPGTISVDYAADPAHSGKYIITFAEATPGTNALELRLNASGIVEYSHNGGPFLTDLAPAIFGNQTFSLGIISRINVALGIGNDTLTVSNHGPGGLVVPTLEGIYFDGGSGVADLVQIRGTTGNDSFIVGLNVVSIAGRDVVAGNVEFYELNPFGGNDTLSVDTVSEEADLVEAVGSRVDVRRGPNPQTASKLTINHVEFEYLGILAGGGNDTVSVRQARSGNLRPVLWVSSEEGIDLVEIELEPTTAGVTHFVDTGPGGQDRLSIFTRNGHADRVQVNGTHVAVQLGPNPDLAPTINFQYTNVEILSVLTAGGADTITVKQPEASGPFPSIVAIESQDEDDLIELEWGLPTIGHAYGVNAGGGQDRLRMFTRNDADDSIQASGVSVSLKLGPNPGSAANKVTNYTSVEFLDLLTAGGNDTITLQMPPVGTFPTSVSVESDAGDDSITIMLGSPSVATAFQINAGLGANDALVVHTLSGYDDIMTANSAAVLVKLGPHPLNAATKTINYLNIDSLSLYSGGGNDTLTSIEPAVGAFPHTVRLEGQDENDVIEVELGRATLATTYHVIGGAGSDNRLNLYTRSNAADLLSGTSQSLAVQLGPEPQANPIKNLAYSAIKSLSIWSAGGDDSIGFDLAANGSALSSVTIEGQTGNDHIGIILGADAITPHLKPGDDPADRLTLDIASDADDLVDVTGGAIEVRLGPTPEIKTPTIFAYPGFEEVEVRTGGGNDRVRILQPTDAAAIFIRTEEGDDTIEIPLDATGLPDLVEVDGGAGAGDKLVVIDAPARNAVIVVASTAASGVIGATALEAIEMFGGEGNDWLENQTDIPSTLHGGRGNDTLIGGSAADQLRGDPDHNVGDGAEGRDVIHGNGGDDLIYADGLDGSEGGADYITGGEGADTIFGDAGDGLEGGQDTILGGEGDDLLFGFKNNDLIDGGDGNDIIAGHRGADHLIGGAGRDVLIGGINDDVLEGGADEDLLIASAMFLDLDLGALLAIRDEWTSANDYATRIAHLTGAAAGGLNGEYILTTTPVETATILNDGAIDTLIGGSELDWYWLDFGTEVVDDLEDDEIASNTAA